One Diabrotica virgifera virgifera chromosome 3, PGI_DIABVI_V3a genomic window carries:
- the LOC126882432 gene encoding uncharacterized protein LOC126882432 isoform X1, producing MYSCAICNKVCKEYEHMKQHIDDKHNFECDYCDKSFTSAELRNIHDRQVHLRFRCPRSNCNRLFRAIEHMQQHIDDAHYVECNYCDDYFESAEERDIHDRRVHLRFRCPRPNCNILFRAIEHMQQHIDDAHYFECDHCDDYFGSAEERDIHDRRVHLRFRCPRPNCNILFRAIEHMQQHIDDAHYFECNHCDDYFGSVEERDIHDRRVHLRFECPHPHCDRLFRANEHLQQHFFAKH from the exons ATGTATTCTTGTGCAATTTGTAATAAAGTTTGTAAAGAATACGAACACATGAAGCAACATATTGATGACAAACACAATTTTGAATGCGATTACTGTGACAAGTCCTTTACATCTGCCGAACTAAGAAACATCCATGATAGACAGGTACATCTAAGATTTAGGTGTCCACGTTCAAATTGTAATAGACTTTTCAGAGCAATTGAGCATATGCAGCAGCATATTGATGACGCACATTATGTTGAATGTAACTACTGTGACGATTACTTTGAATCTGCTGAAGAAAGAGACATCCATGATAGACGGGTCCATCTAAGATTTAG GTGTCCACGTCCAAATTGTAATATACTGTTCAGAGCAATTGAGCATATGCAGCAGCATATTGATGACGCACACTATTTTGAATGTGATCACTGTGACGATTACTTTGGATCTGCTGAAGAAAGAGACATCCATGATAGACGAGTCCATCTAAGATTTAGGTGTCCACGTCCAAATTGTAATATACTGTTCAGAGCAATTGAGCATATGCAGCAGCATATTGATGACGCCCACTATTTTGAATGTAATCACTGTGACGATTACTTTGGATCTGTTGAAGAAAGAGACATCCATGATAGACGGGTACATCTAAGATTTGAGTGTCCACATCCACATTGTGATCGACTTTTCAGAGCAAATGAGCATTTGCAGCAGCACTTTTTTGCCAAACATTAG
- the LOC114328272 gene encoding zinc finger protein 425-like isoform X5 yields MYSCAHCDRVFRANEHMEQHIDDKHYFECNYCDDYFASIEERDDHDRQVHLTFECPHCDRLFRAEEDMEQHIDDKHYFECNYCDDSFISAEERNIHDRQVHLTFECPHCDRLFRANEHMEQHIDDKHYFECDYCDDYFISAEERDDHDRQVHLTFECPHCDRLFRAEEDMEQHIDDKHYFECNYCDDSFISAEERNIHDRQVHLTFECPHCDRLFRANEHMEQHIDDKHYFECDYCDDYFATVEERDFHDRQEHLKFKCPHCDRLFRANEHMQQHMFSKHY; encoded by the exons ATGTATTCTTGTGCACATTGTGACAGGGTTTTTAGGGCAAATGAGCATATGGAGCAGCATATTGACGACAAACATTATTTTGAATGCAATTACTGTGATGATTACTTTGCATCTATTGAAGAAAGAGACGATCATGATAGACAG GTCCATCTAACATTCGAGTGTCCACATTGTGATAGACTTTTTAGGGCAGAAGAGGATATGGAGCAGCATATTGATGACAAACATTATTTTGAATGCAATTACTGTGATGATTCCTTCATATCTGCTGAGGAAAGAAACATCCACGATAGACAGGTACATCTAACATTTGAGTGTCCACATTGTGATAGACTTTTCAGGGCAAATGAACATATGGAGCAGCATATTGATGACaaacattattttgaatgtgattACTGTGATGATTACTTCATATCTGCCGAAGAAAGAGATGATCATGATAGACAG GTCCATCTAACATTCGAGTGTCCACATTGTGATAGACTTTTTAGGGCAGAAGAGGATATGGAGCAGCATATTGATGACAAACATTATTTTGAATGCAATTACTGTGATGATTCCTTCATATCTGCTGAGGAAAGAAACATCCACGATAGACAGGTACATCTAACATTTGAGTGTCCACATTGTGATAGACTTTTCAGGGCAAATGAACATATGGAGCAGCATATTGATGACaaacattattttgaatgtgattACTGTGATGATTACTTTGCAACTGTTGAAGAAAGAGACTTTCATGATAGACAGGAACATCTAAAATTCAAGTGTCCACATTGTGATCGACTTTTCAGAGCAAATGAGCATATGCAGCAGCATATGTTTTCCAAACATTATTAA
- the LOC114328272 gene encoding zinc finger protein 425-like isoform X2, with protein sequence MYSCAHCDRVFRANEHMEQHIDDKHYFECNYCDDYFASIEERDDHDRQVHLTFECPHCDRLFRAEEHMEQHIDDKHYFECDYCDNYFISAEERDDHDRQVHLTFECPHCDRLFRAEEDMEQHIDDKHYFECNYCDDSFISAEERNIHDRQVHLTFECPHCDRLFRANEHMEQHIDDKHYFECDYCDDYFISAEERDDHDRQVHLTFECPHCDRLFRAEEDMEQHIDDTHYFECDYCDDSFISAEERNIHDRQVHLTFECPHCDRLFRANEHMEQHIDDKHYFECDYCDDYFATVEERDFHDRQEHLKFKCPHCDRLFRANEHMQQHMFSKHY encoded by the exons ATGTATTCTTGTGCACATTGTGACAGGGTTTTTAGGGCAAATGAGCATATGGAGCAGCATATTGACGACAAACATTATTTTGAATGCAATTACTGTGATGATTACTTTGCATCTATTGAAGAAAGAGACGATCATGATAGACAGGTTCATCTAACATTTGAGTGTCCACATTGTGATAGACTTTTCAGAGCAGAAGAGCATATGGAGCAGCATATTGATGACAAACATTATTTTGAATGCGATTACTGTGACAATTACTTCATATCTGCCGAAGAAAGAGATGATCATGATAGACAGGTCCATCTAACATTCGAGTGTCCACATTGTGATAGACTTTTTAGGGCAGAAGAGGATATGGAGCAGCATATTGATGACAAACATTATTTTGAATGCAATTACTGTGATGATTCCTTCATATCTGCTGAGGAAAGAAACATCCACGATAGACAGGTACATCTAACATTTGAGTGTCCACATTGTGATAGACTTTTCAGGGCAAATGAACATATGGAGCAGCATATTGATGACaaacattattttgaatgtgattACTGTGATGATTACTTCATATCTGCCGAAGAAAGAGATGATCATGATAGACAGGTCCATCTAACATTCGAGTGTCCACATTGTGATAGACTTTTTAGGGCAGAAGAGGATATGGAGCAGCATATTGATGACacacattattttgaatgtgattACTGTGATGATTCCTTCATATCTGCTGAGGAAAGAAACATCCATGATAGACAG GTACATCTAACATTTGAGTGTCCACATTGTGATAGACTTTTCAGGGCAAATGAACATATGGAGCAGCATATTGATGACaaacattattttgaatgtgattACTGTGATGATTACTTTGCAACTGTTGAAGAAAGAGACTTTCATGATAGACAGGAACATCTAAAATTCAAGTGTCCACATTGTGATCGACTTTTCAGAGCAAATGAGCATATGCAGCAGCATATGTTTTCCAAACATTATTAA
- the LOC114328272 gene encoding zinc finger protein 425-like isoform X4, with the protein MYSCAHCDRVFRANEHMEQHIDDKHYFECNYCDDYFASIEERDDHDRQVHLTFECPHCDRLFRAEEHMEQHIDDKHYFECDYCDNYFISAEERDDHDRQVHLTFECPHCDRLFRAEEDMEQHIDDKHYFECNYCDDSFISAEERNIHDRQVHLTFECPHCDRLFRANEHMEQHIDDKHYFECDYCDDYFISAEERDDHDRQVHLTFECPHCDRLFRANEHMEQHIDDKHYFECDYCDDYFATVEERDFHDRQEHLKFKCPHCDRLFRANEHMQQHMFSKHY; encoded by the exons ATGTATTCTTGTGCACATTGTGACAGGGTTTTTAGGGCAAATGAGCATATGGAGCAGCATATTGACGACAAACATTATTTTGAATGCAATTACTGTGATGATTACTTTGCATCTATTGAAGAAAGAGACGATCATGATAGACAGGTTCATCTAACATTTGAGTGTCCACATTGTGATAGACTTTTCAGAGCAGAAGAGCATATGGAGCAGCATATTGATGACAAACATTATTTTGAATGCGATTACTGTGACAATTACTTCATATCTGCCGAAGAAAGAGATGATCATGATAGACAGGTCCATCTAACATTCGAGTGTCCACATTGTGATAGACTTTTTAGGGCAGAAGAGGATATGGAGCAGCATATTGATGACAAACATTATTTTGAATGCAATTACTGTGATGATTCCTTCATATCTGCTGAGGAAAGAAACATCCACGATAGACAGGTACATCTAACATTTGAGTGTCCACATTGTGATAGACTTTTCAGGGCAAATGAACATATGGAGCAGCATATTGATGACaaacattattttgaatgtgattACTGTGATGATTACTTCATATCTGCCGAAGAAAGAGATGATCATGATAGACAG GTACATCTAACATTTGAGTGTCCACATTGTGATAGACTTTTCAGGGCAAATGAACATATGGAGCAGCATATTGATGACaaacattattttgaatgtgattACTGTGATGATTACTTTGCAACTGTTGAAGAAAGAGACTTTCATGATAGACAGGAACATCTAAAATTCAAGTGTCCACATTGTGATCGACTTTTCAGAGCAAATGAGCATATGCAGCAGCATATGTTTTCCAAACATTATTAA
- the LOC114328272 gene encoding zinc finger protein 425-like isoform X1 — translation MYSCAHCDRVFRANEHMEQHIDDKHYFECNYCDDYFASIEERDDHDRQVHLTFECPHCDRLFRAEEHMEQHIDDKHYFECDYCDNYFISAEERDDHDRQVHLTFECPHCDRLFRAEEDMEQHIDDKHYFECNYCDDSFISAEERNIHDRQVHLTFECPHCDRLFRANEHMEQHIDDKHYFECDYCDDYFISAEERDDHDRQVHLTFECPHCDRLFRAEEDMEQHIDDKHYFECNYCDDSFISAEERNIHDRQVHLTFECPHCDRLFRANEHMEQHIDDKHYFECDYCDDYFATVEERDFHDRQEHLKFKCPHCDRLFRANEHMQQHMFSKHY, via the exons ATGTATTCTTGTGCACATTGTGACAGGGTTTTTAGGGCAAATGAGCATATGGAGCAGCATATTGACGACAAACATTATTTTGAATGCAATTACTGTGATGATTACTTTGCATCTATTGAAGAAAGAGACGATCATGATAGACAGGTTCATCTAACATTTGAGTGTCCACATTGTGATAGACTTTTCAGAGCAGAAGAGCATATGGAGCAGCATATTGATGACAAACATTATTTTGAATGCGATTACTGTGACAATTACTTCATATCTGCCGAAGAAAGAGATGATCATGATAGACAGGTCCATCTAACATTCGAGTGTCCACATTGTGATAGACTTTTTAGGGCAGAAGAGGATATGGAGCAGCATATTGATGACAAACATTATTTTGAATGCAATTACTGTGATGATTCCTTCATATCTGCTGAGGAAAGAAACATCCACGATAGACAGGTACATCTAACATTTGAGTGTCCACATTGTGATAGACTTTTCAGGGCAAATGAACATATGGAGCAGCATATTGATGACaaacattattttgaatgtgattACTGTGATGATTACTTCATATCTGCCGAAGAAAGAGATGATCATGATAGACAG GTCCATCTAACATTCGAGTGTCCACATTGTGATAGACTTTTTAGGGCAGAAGAGGATATGGAGCAGCATATTGATGACAAACATTATTTTGAATGCAATTACTGTGATGATTCCTTCATATCTGCTGAGGAAAGAAACATCCACGATAGACAGGTACATCTAACATTTGAGTGTCCACATTGTGATAGACTTTTCAGGGCAAATGAACATATGGAGCAGCATATTGATGACaaacattattttgaatgtgattACTGTGATGATTACTTTGCAACTGTTGAAGAAAGAGACTTTCATGATAGACAGGAACATCTAAAATTCAAGTGTCCACATTGTGATCGACTTTTCAGAGCAAATGAGCATATGCAGCAGCATATGTTTTCCAAACATTATTAA
- the LOC126882432 gene encoding transcription factor grauzone-like isoform X2, translating into MQQHIDDAHYVECNYCDDYFESAEERDIHDRRVHLRFRCPRSNCNRLFRAIEHMQQHIDDAHYFECNYCDDYFESAEERDIHDRRVHLRFRCPRPNCNILFRAIEHMQQHIDDAHYFECDHCDDYFGSAEERDIHDRRVHLRFRCPRPNCNILFRAIEHMQQHIDDAHYFECNHCDDYFGSVEERDIHDRRVHLRFECPHPHCDRLFRANEHLQQHFFAKH; encoded by the exons ATGCAGCAGCATATTGATGACGCACATTATGTTGAATGTAACTACTGTGACGATTACTTTGAATCTGCTGAAGAAAGAGACATCCATGATAGACGGGTCCATCTAAGATTTAGGTGTCCACGTTCAAATTGTAATAGACTTTTCAGAGCAATTGAGCATATGCAGCAGCATATTGATGACgcacattattttgaatgtaacTACTGCGACGATTACTTTGAATCTGCTGAAGAAAGAGACATCCATGATAGACGGGTCCATCTAAGATTTAG GTGTCCACGTCCAAATTGTAATATACTGTTCAGAGCAATTGAGCATATGCAGCAGCATATTGATGACGCACACTATTTTGAATGTGATCACTGTGACGATTACTTTGGATCTGCTGAAGAAAGAGACATCCATGATAGACGAGTCCATCTAAGATTTAGGTGTCCACGTCCAAATTGTAATATACTGTTCAGAGCAATTGAGCATATGCAGCAGCATATTGATGACGCCCACTATTTTGAATGTAATCACTGTGACGATTACTTTGGATCTGTTGAAGAAAGAGACATCCATGATAGACGGGTACATCTAAGATTTGAGTGTCCACATCCACATTGTGATCGACTTTTCAGAGCAAATGAGCATTTGCAGCAGCACTTTTTTGCCAAACATTAG
- the LOC114328272 gene encoding zinc finger protein 425-like isoform X3, which produces MYSCAHCDRVFRANEHMEQHIDDKHYFECNYCDDYFASIEERDDHDRQVHLTFECPHCDRLFRAEEHMEQHIDDKHYFECDYCDNYFISAEERDDHDRQVHLTFECPHCDRLFRAEEDMEQHIDDKHYFECNYCDDSFISAEERNIHDRQVHLTFECPHCDRLFRAEEDMEQHIDDKHYFECNYCDDSFISAEERNIHDRQVHLTFECPHCDRLFRANEHMEQHIDDKHYFECDYCDDYFATVEERDFHDRQEHLKFKCPHCDRLFRANEHMQQHMFSKHY; this is translated from the exons ATGTATTCTTGTGCACATTGTGACAGGGTTTTTAGGGCAAATGAGCATATGGAGCAGCATATTGACGACAAACATTATTTTGAATGCAATTACTGTGATGATTACTTTGCATCTATTGAAGAAAGAGACGATCATGATAGACAGGTTCATCTAACATTTGAGTGTCCACATTGTGATAGACTTTTCAGAGCAGAAGAGCATATGGAGCAGCATATTGATGACAAACATTATTTTGAATGCGATTACTGTGACAATTACTTCATATCTGCCGAAGAAAGAGATGATCATGATAGACAGGTCCATCTAACATTCGAGTGTCCACATTGTGATAGACTTTTTAGGGCAGAAGAGGATATGGAGCAGCATATTGATGACAAACATTATTTTGAATGCAATTACTGTGATGATTCCTTCATATCTGCTGAGGAAAGAAACATCCACGATAGACAG GTCCATCTAACATTCGAGTGTCCACATTGTGATAGACTTTTTAGGGCAGAAGAGGATATGGAGCAGCATATTGATGACAAACATTATTTTGAATGCAATTACTGTGATGATTCCTTCATATCTGCTGAGGAAAGAAACATCCACGATAGACAGGTACATCTAACATTTGAGTGTCCACATTGTGATAGACTTTTCAGGGCAAATGAACATATGGAGCAGCATATTGATGACaaacattattttgaatgtgattACTGTGATGATTACTTTGCAACTGTTGAAGAAAGAGACTTTCATGATAGACAGGAACATCTAAAATTCAAGTGTCCACATTGTGATCGACTTTTCAGAGCAAATGAGCATATGCAGCAGCATATGTTTTCCAAACATTATTAA
- the LOC114328282 gene encoding zinc finger protein 28-like gives MYSCAYCNRDFRAYEHMVQHMYAKHYSKCDCCGDYFACMEERDGHERQVHLFESPHCDRLFRAHQHMEQHMFAKHYCKCNYCDDRFLSIEERDDHDRQVHLTFECPYCNRLFRAVRHMKRHMFSAHSKCNYCDDYFASTEERDDHERQVHLFECPYCDRLFRAEEHMEEHINDQHRFECDHCGDYFISVEERDDHYRQVHLFECPYCDRLFRADQHMQQHINDKHY, from the coding sequence ATGTATTCTTGTGCATATTGTAATAGAGATTTCAGGGCATATGAGCACATGGTGCAGCATATGTATGCAAAACATTATTCCAAATGTGATTGCTGTGGCGATTACTTTGCATGTATGGAAGAAAGAGATGGTCATGAGAGACAAGTCCATCTATTTGAGTCTCCACATTGTGATAGGCTTTTCAGAGCACATCAGCACATGGAGCAGCATATGTTTGCAAAACATTATTGTAAATGCAATTACTGTGACGATCGCTTTCTATCTATTGAAGAAAGAGATGATCATGATAGACAGGTACATCTAACATTTGAGTGTCCGTATTGCAATAGGCTTTTCAGGGCAGTTAGGCATATGAAGCGGCATATGTTTTCAGCACATTCCAAATGCAATTACTGTGACGATTACTTTGCATCTACTGAAGAAAGAGATGATCATGAGAGACAGGTCCATCTATTTGAGTGTCCATATTGTGATAGACTTTTCAGGGCAGAAGAGCATATGGAGGAGCATATTAATGACCAACATCGTTTTGAATGCGATCACTGTGGTGATTACTTCATATCTGTTGAAGAACGAGATGATCACTACAGACAGGTCCATCTATTTGAGTGTCCATATTGTGATAGACTTTTTAGGGCAGATCAGCATATGCAGCAGCATATTAATGATAAACATTATTAA
- the LOC114328272 gene encoding zinc finger protein 425-like isoform X6, with the protein MYSCAHCDRVFRANEHMEQHIDDKHYFECNYCDDYFASIEERDDHDRQVHLTFECPHCDRLFRAEEHMEQHIDDKHYFECDYCDNYFISAEERDDHDRQVHLTFECPHCDRLFRAEEDMEQHIDDKHYFECNYCDDSFISAEERNIHDRQVHLTFECPHCDRLFRAEEDMEQHIDDTHYFECDYCDDSFISAEERNIHDRQVHLTFECPHCDRLFRANEHMEQHIDDKHYFECDYCDDYFATVEERDFHDRQEHLKFKCPHCDRLFRANEHMQQHMFSKHY; encoded by the exons ATGTATTCTTGTGCACATTGTGACAGGGTTTTTAGGGCAAATGAGCATATGGAGCAGCATATTGACGACAAACATTATTTTGAATGCAATTACTGTGATGATTACTTTGCATCTATTGAAGAAAGAGACGATCATGATAGACAGGTTCATCTAACATTTGAGTGTCCACATTGTGATAGACTTTTCAGAGCAGAAGAGCATATGGAGCAGCATATTGATGACAAACATTATTTTGAATGCGATTACTGTGACAATTACTTCATATCTGCCGAAGAAAGAGATGATCATGATAGACAGGTCCATCTAACATTCGAGTGTCCACATTGTGATAGACTTTTTAGGGCAGAAGAGGATATGGAGCAGCATATTGATGACAAACATTATTTTGAATGCAATTACTGTGATGATTCCTTCATATCTGCTGAGGAAAGAAACATCCACGATAGACAG GTCCATCTAACATTCGAGTGTCCACATTGTGATAGACTTTTTAGGGCAGAAGAGGATATGGAGCAGCATATTGATGACacacattattttgaatgtgattACTGTGATGATTCCTTCATATCTGCTGAGGAAAGAAACATCCATGATAGACAG GTACATCTAACATTTGAGTGTCCACATTGTGATAGACTTTTCAGGGCAAATGAACATATGGAGCAGCATATTGATGACaaacattattttgaatgtgattACTGTGATGATTACTTTGCAACTGTTGAAGAAAGAGACTTTCATGATAGACAGGAACATCTAAAATTCAAGTGTCCACATTGTGATCGACTTTTCAGAGCAAATGAGCATATGCAGCAGCATATGTTTTCCAAACATTATTAA